A DNA window from Streptomyces sp. B21-083 contains the following coding sequences:
- a CDS encoding thiazolylpeptide-type bacteriocin: MNTVSVNSADIEQVFASFDVTELEVLEVSQGVALPEMGASGGSGGMSSSSSTCSSSTC, encoded by the coding sequence ATGAACACCGTCTCGGTCAATTCTGCTGACATCGAGCAGGTCTTCGCCTCGTTCGACGTGACCGAACTGGAGGTCCTGGAGGTCTCGCAGGGCGTGGCCTTGCCCGAGATGGGCGCCTCCGGCGGCAGCGGCGGCATGTCGTCGTCCTCGTCGACCTGCTCGTCGTCCACCTGCTGA
- a CDS encoding FAD/NAD(P)-binding protein: MTDTVFSTPSAGLRPGPEQKDSTSTAGVTLAIVGGGPSCTYVLDRLASATRDAAGPFDLEIHVFDRTGQFGAGQVHSPDQPATSYLNRIVGQVGFAADESVVDAGPLLDPADRPTLLEWCRRRFRDTGDLVFDLTAEDWPKRYVHGQALRDQFDLYVRLLRQRPGIRVLLHTAEVVDLDDGGDGRLTVVTAAGTRPVRASHVLMVTGHSSNNPLMYAGPRRWTEFAGRGQAEFLPSAYPLDQAFPAGAAGPDRVVGCLGMGLTTIDVILHLTEGRGGSFVTGPDELLEYRPSGAEPASIVAFSRSGLFTFARPYNAKERDPQNLEHRGTFLVEEAVDRLRTSAGQPARVGRTERRQLDFRAHLLPVVVLEMAHLYYTTLFGPEFGRAAELAARPEYEAFLTDGGSGAASQMSVERLLAPLERAVDEAVAVVDGALAGAGLGPANVPDWAESALERFLAVVFGPERAAEMGALRGDGDAFAAAVDAADSPFRHRKSAAASRFSWERMIEPLPREDCRTPEQYREALLDFIDLDHRWAAQDNLWNPAKAAADGVWRDLRHVLSHALDFGGLRASSHRDFLDVYMRHHNRLCNGAALVVMEKMRALIRHGLVDVSAGPDAVVETDESSGRFRVRGPVTGADIGVDVLVDSRVHPFDAANDVRPLYPNLLRRGLVRKWTNPGQGEAGFSPGGLDLTTAFHPVQADGRTDTRLTLLGPPSEGVMFFQLGALRPHQNHHVMQDILLWLKGFWPDVTAPESR, encoded by the coding sequence ATGACCGACACCGTGTTCTCCACGCCGTCCGCCGGTCTGCGCCCCGGCCCGGAGCAGAAGGACTCCACGAGCACCGCAGGGGTGACCCTGGCGATCGTCGGGGGCGGGCCCAGCTGCACGTATGTGCTGGACCGGCTGGCGTCCGCCACCCGGGACGCGGCGGGCCCGTTCGACCTGGAGATCCACGTCTTCGACCGGACGGGGCAGTTCGGCGCAGGTCAGGTGCACAGTCCGGACCAGCCCGCCACGAGCTACCTCAACCGTATCGTCGGGCAGGTGGGGTTCGCCGCCGACGAGAGCGTGGTGGACGCCGGACCCCTGCTGGACCCCGCCGACCGGCCGACCCTGCTGGAATGGTGCCGCAGGAGGTTCCGCGACACCGGGGATCTGGTGTTCGACCTGACGGCCGAGGACTGGCCGAAGCGGTACGTCCACGGCCAGGCGCTGCGCGACCAGTTCGACCTTTACGTGCGGCTGCTGCGGCAGCGGCCGGGGATACGCGTCCTGCTCCACACCGCCGAAGTCGTCGATCTGGACGACGGCGGCGACGGAAGGCTGACCGTGGTCACCGCGGCGGGCACCCGGCCGGTGCGCGCCAGCCACGTCCTCATGGTGACCGGGCACTCCTCCAACAACCCCCTGATGTACGCGGGGCCTCGCCGATGGACGGAGTTCGCGGGGCGGGGACAGGCGGAGTTCCTGCCCTCGGCCTACCCGTTGGACCAGGCATTCCCGGCCGGTGCGGCCGGTCCCGACCGCGTGGTGGGCTGCCTGGGCATGGGCCTGACCACGATCGACGTGATCCTCCATCTGACCGAGGGCCGCGGGGGCAGCTTCGTCACCGGTCCCGACGAGCTGCTGGAGTACCGGCCCTCTGGCGCCGAGCCCGCCTCGATCGTGGCGTTCAGCCGCTCCGGCCTGTTCACCTTCGCACGCCCCTACAACGCCAAGGAGCGCGATCCGCAGAATCTGGAGCACCGGGGAACGTTCCTCGTCGAGGAGGCCGTGGACCGGCTGCGGACGTCGGCCGGGCAGCCCGCCCGGGTGGGCAGGACTGAGCGCAGACAACTGGACTTCCGTGCTCACCTGCTGCCCGTCGTGGTCCTGGAGATGGCGCACCTCTACTACACGACCCTCTTCGGGCCTGAGTTCGGCCGGGCCGCGGAGCTGGCCGCGCGGCCGGAGTACGAGGCGTTCCTCACCGACGGCGGGTCGGGAGCCGCGTCCCAGATGTCGGTCGAGCGGCTGCTGGCCCCGCTGGAACGGGCCGTCGACGAGGCGGTGGCGGTGGTCGATGGCGCCCTGGCGGGGGCGGGGCTCGGTCCGGCCAACGTACCGGACTGGGCCGAGAGCGCCCTGGAGCGATTTCTGGCGGTGGTCTTCGGTCCGGAACGGGCCGCGGAGATGGGCGCCCTGCGCGGGGACGGCGACGCGTTCGCCGCGGCTGTCGACGCGGCGGACTCCCCCTTCCGGCACCGGAAGTCCGCCGCGGCCAGCCGCTTCTCGTGGGAACGCATGATCGAGCCGCTGCCGCGTGAGGACTGTCGCACCCCTGAGCAGTACCGGGAGGCGCTTCTCGACTTCATCGACCTCGACCACCGCTGGGCCGCGCAGGACAACCTCTGGAACCCGGCCAAGGCGGCGGCCGACGGGGTCTGGCGGGACCTGCGCCATGTTCTGTCGCACGCGCTCGACTTCGGCGGTCTGCGGGCCTCGTCGCACCGGGATTTCCTCGATGTGTACATGCGCCACCACAACCGGCTGTGCAACGGGGCCGCGCTCGTGGTGATGGAGAAGATGCGCGCGCTGATCCGGCACGGTCTCGTGGACGTGTCGGCCGGACCGGACGCGGTGGTGGAGACGGACGAGTCCTCAGGCAGGTTCCGGGTGCGGGGCCCCGTCACGGGCGCGGACATCGGGGTGGACGTCCTGGTGGACTCGCGGGTGCATCCTTTCGACGCCGCCAACGACGTGCGTCCGCTCTATCCGAACCTGCTGCGGCGTGGGCTGGTACGCAAGTGGACCAACCCGGGCCAGGGGGAGGCCGGCTTCTCGCCGGGCGGGCTGGACCTGACGACCGCCTTCCATCCGGTACAGGCGGACGGCCGCACCGACACACGGCTGACCCTGCTCGGTCCGCCGAGCGAGGGAGTCATGTTCTTCCAGCTGGGGGCACTACGGCCGCACCAGAACCATCACGTGATGCAGGACATCCTGCTGTGGCTGAAGGGGTTCTGGCCGGACGTCACCGCACCGGAGAGCCGATGA
- a CDS encoding pyridoxine/pyridoxamine 5'-phosphate oxidase: MATEQKSPTVREVLRSLDVFAGALPEFGPQETPDTPQELFTEWLTEAIAAGVREPHAMTLSTAGQDGTPSARVLLLKDVGPAGWSFASHAASPKGRDLAATPAAALTFYWPLQARQVRLRGAVAPESPELSAQDFLARSLGSRAEALAGMQSRTLDDPKSVSAATEESLARLEREPDLVVPEWTLYTLDPHSVEFWQGDKQRKHTRLAYLRSADGWDKQLLWP, encoded by the coding sequence ATGGCCACTGAGCAGAAGTCACCCACCGTGCGTGAGGTACTCCGGAGTCTTGACGTGTTCGCGGGCGCACTGCCGGAGTTCGGTCCGCAGGAGACCCCGGACACACCGCAGGAGCTGTTCACCGAGTGGCTGACAGAGGCCATCGCGGCAGGCGTGCGCGAACCGCACGCCATGACGTTGTCGACGGCGGGGCAGGACGGAACGCCGTCGGCACGGGTGCTGCTGCTGAAGGATGTCGGCCCGGCCGGCTGGAGCTTCGCCTCCCACGCGGCCAGCCCCAAGGGCCGGGACCTGGCGGCCACCCCCGCAGCCGCTCTCACGTTCTACTGGCCGCTGCAGGCCCGCCAGGTGCGGCTACGTGGCGCGGTGGCGCCAGAGAGCCCGGAACTCAGCGCCCAGGATTTCCTCGCCCGCTCACTGGGATCCCGCGCGGAGGCACTGGCCGGCATGCAGAGCAGGACGCTGGACGACCCGAAGAGCGTCTCGGCGGCGACCGAGGAGTCGCTCGCCCGGCTGGAACGCGAACCCGACCTGGTGGTGCCGGAGTGGACCCTCTACACCCTGGACCCGCACAGCGTCGAGTTCTGGCAGGGCGACAAGCAGCGCAAGCACACCCGGCTCGCCTACCTCCGTTCCGCCGACGGCTGGGACAAGCAACTGCTCTGGCCGTGA
- a CDS encoding carbohydrate ABC transporter permease yields MTAHRGTTRPGGRNRARDGRSRLRGGPDQVPGLAMSAPALIGLITFVGVPFGYAVVLSFYKVRLGSPRPPEFFGLEHYRRLFTDPDLSDQFLRSLLNNLVFAGAAVPLQTGIALALAVLLNRRLKGIGVFRSLFFLPVVFPMALVAVIWRLILSRADQGMLNTVLSYISFGHWTAYDWLGSAATAMASVVVLSVWQGVGFQMVILLAGLQQIPEELYEAARIDRAGRWQQFLHVTLPGIRGTLVFVALLTSVLAFRVFDQIYILIRGGGGLDENATRTVMYEAVTVAFDQGNIGMASAITVVFFVIVVALTLLQRRFVRAESEAR; encoded by the coding sequence GTGACTGCGCACCGAGGCACCACCCGGCCCGGCGGCCGGAACCGGGCGCGCGACGGCCGGAGCCGACTGCGCGGCGGCCCCGACCAGGTGCCCGGCCTCGCGATGTCGGCGCCCGCGCTGATCGGGCTGATCACCTTCGTCGGGGTGCCCTTCGGTTACGCGGTGGTGCTGTCCTTCTACAAGGTGCGGCTCGGCTCCCCACGACCCCCGGAGTTCTTCGGGCTGGAACACTACCGGCGGTTGTTCACCGACCCCGACCTGTCGGACCAGTTCCTGCGGTCGCTGCTGAACAACCTGGTGTTCGCCGGTGCCGCCGTCCCGTTGCAGACCGGCATCGCCCTCGCGCTGGCCGTGCTGCTCAATCGCCGGCTGAAGGGGATCGGCGTCTTCCGGTCCTTGTTCTTTCTGCCGGTCGTCTTCCCCATGGCGTTGGTCGCAGTCATCTGGCGGCTGATCCTCTCCCGCGCCGACCAGGGCATGCTCAACACGGTGCTGTCGTACATCAGCTTCGGCCACTGGACCGCGTACGACTGGCTGGGCTCGGCGGCCACCGCGATGGCGTCCGTCGTGGTGCTGTCGGTGTGGCAGGGCGTGGGTTTCCAGATGGTCATCCTGCTGGCGGGGCTGCAGCAGATCCCGGAGGAGTTGTACGAGGCGGCGAGGATCGACCGGGCCGGCCGCTGGCAGCAGTTCCTCCATGTGACGCTGCCGGGGATCCGCGGCACCCTGGTCTTCGTCGCGCTGCTGACATCAGTACTGGCGTTCCGTGTCTTCGACCAGATCTACATCCTGATCCGGGGCGGCGGAGGCCTCGACGAGAACGCCACCCGTACCGTCATGTACGAAGCCGTCACGGTCGCCTTCGACCAGGGCAACATCGGGATGGCCTCCGCGATCACGGTGGTCTTCTTCGTCATCGTCGTCGCCCTGACGCTCCTGCAACGCCGTTTCGTGCGCGCCGAGAGCGAGGCCCGGTGA
- a CDS encoding mucin-1, with amino-acid sequence MRYAPPGLCVNDFALLSNDGVYTLLHLQGPWTDRFDHLHMETSYGRAVSTDLVAWEPQGTAFGVGLPGRFDQQAVWTMHPVPYGEGLAMFYTGVQTLTAGGWPLQAVGLAVSDRRDGTAWRRRGTGPVVRADPRWYRTGESMGWRDPFVVRDDEGTGWAMAVCASDASLPVEVSGCVGFATSPDLTHWQVHPPLISPGDIDQLECPVLERTGDGWLLLGCLGSANRFDAWSAPRLRGPWEHLGPAGPPGAYAPRVMVAPDGARVVLHTTPRRVGLRDSGDFCRGMLAQPKVLTVAPGGAAGTTARLEWWNGLDNWLEQPTDRPVLHAVGDIDITGSAEVVLRTDNGSPALVVHCDATHVRVTGTGGSPLQEAALTQPVRRLRILTVGEYVEVYADGVFILTTLCYSGRPVTWTETVAGSARSVPVRPVRLPVPHRDDASAIWPGPAT; translated from the coding sequence ATGCGCTACGCCCCGCCCGGCCTCTGTGTGAACGACTTCGCCCTGCTGTCGAACGACGGGGTCTATACGTTGCTCCACCTGCAGGGCCCCTGGACCGACCGCTTCGACCACCTGCACATGGAGACCTCGTACGGCAGAGCCGTCTCCACCGACCTGGTGGCCTGGGAACCCCAGGGCACCGCGTTCGGCGTCGGACTGCCCGGCCGGTTCGACCAGCAGGCCGTGTGGACGATGCATCCGGTCCCGTACGGGGAGGGGCTGGCAATGTTCTACACGGGGGTCCAGACGCTGACGGCCGGGGGCTGGCCGCTGCAGGCGGTGGGGTTGGCGGTTTCCGACCGCCGGGACGGGACCGCCTGGCGGCGCCGGGGCACCGGTCCGGTGGTACGCGCCGACCCCCGCTGGTACCGAACCGGCGAGTCCATGGGCTGGCGCGACCCGTTCGTCGTCCGCGACGACGAGGGAACCGGCTGGGCCATGGCCGTCTGCGCCAGTGACGCGTCCCTGCCCGTGGAGGTCAGCGGCTGTGTCGGTTTTGCCACGTCGCCCGACCTGACGCACTGGCAGGTGCACCCGCCGCTGATCTCGCCCGGCGACATCGACCAGTTGGAGTGCCCGGTCCTGGAGCGGACGGGGGACGGCTGGTTGCTGCTCGGGTGTCTGGGCTCCGCCAACCGTTTCGACGCCTGGTCGGCACCACGGCTGCGGGGGCCGTGGGAGCATCTGGGCCCGGCGGGCCCGCCGGGCGCCTACGCACCCCGGGTGATGGTGGCACCCGACGGTGCCCGGGTGGTGCTGCACACCACGCCCCGCCGGGTCGGTCTGCGGGACTCCGGCGATTTTTGCCGGGGCATGCTGGCCCAGCCCAAGGTGCTGACGGTCGCACCTGGTGGGGCCGCCGGCACCACGGCCCGACTGGAGTGGTGGAACGGCCTGGACAACTGGCTGGAGCAGCCCACGGACCGCCCGGTCCTGCACGCGGTCGGGGACATCGACATCACCGGCTCGGCCGAGGTGGTCCTGCGTACGGACAACGGCAGCCCGGCGCTCGTGGTCCACTGCGACGCCACACACGTACGAGTGACCGGAACCGGCGGATCCCCCCTCCAGGAGGCGGCGCTCACCCAGCCCGTCCGGCGATTGCGCATCCTGACCGTCGGTGAGTACGTCGAGGTGTACGCGGACGGCGTCTTCATCCTGACGACGCTTTGCTACTCGGGCCGGCCTGTGACCTGGACGGAGACCGTGGCGGGGAGTGCCCGATCAGTGCCGGTGCGTCCGGTGCGCCTGCCGGTCCCCCACCGCGACGACGCCTCGGCGATCTGGCCGGGCCCCGCCACCTGA
- a CDS encoding sugar ABC transporter substrate-binding protein codes for MIVRSRHRVTWLCVALVLPVAALTACGGDGGDSSQGEGGSGKGDITIWAHQGQASEDKVLQNTVASFNKAQSDVKATLKLIPANDYTKTITATQASELPDVLEFDGPTMANFVYNRKLTPISSYVSSKTVDNATDAIKNQGTANGKLYGLGMFDSALGLYGNKNLLDSAGVDYPKSLSEAWTADEFDGALKKLAAKDSDGKVLDIQEADGLGTEWGTYGFSPILWSAGGKLIQDNKATGVMDTPDAVKAFKRFQSWKPYVDPNTDANAMTSRRVGLSWVGHWLYPAYSKALGSDLVIMPLPDFGLGPKTGQGSWAWGMGAETKNGKAAGAFLDYLLGDSHVKAMTDANGAPPGTRSVLATSPLYKAGGPLHLFAEQLDKSCGDTDITKSCVAVTRPVTAGYPVITSEFSSAVNAIYGGADPQSALSKAARAIDRDYADNDDYKLN; via the coding sequence GTGATCGTGCGGAGTCGGCATCGAGTCACCTGGCTGTGTGTGGCGCTGGTTCTGCCGGTCGCGGCTCTCACCGCGTGCGGCGGGGACGGAGGCGACTCGTCACAGGGCGAAGGCGGCAGCGGCAAGGGCGACATCACCATCTGGGCGCATCAGGGCCAGGCGAGTGAGGACAAGGTCCTGCAGAACACCGTCGCGTCGTTCAACAAGGCGCAGAGCGACGTCAAGGCGACTCTGAAGCTCATCCCGGCCAACGACTACACCAAGACCATCACCGCCACCCAGGCGTCGGAACTGCCGGACGTCCTGGAGTTCGACGGTCCGACCATGGCGAACTTCGTCTACAACCGAAAGCTCACCCCCATCTCCTCGTACGTCTCGTCCAAGACCGTCGACAACGCCACAGACGCGATCAAGAACCAGGGCACGGCGAACGGGAAGCTCTACGGGCTCGGCATGTTCGACTCGGCCCTCGGGCTGTACGGCAACAAGAACCTGCTGGACTCGGCCGGTGTGGACTACCCGAAGAGCCTGTCCGAGGCCTGGACCGCCGACGAGTTCGACGGCGCCCTGAAGAAACTCGCCGCCAAGGACTCCGACGGCAAGGTCCTGGACATCCAGGAAGCCGACGGCCTCGGCACCGAATGGGGGACGTACGGCTTCTCCCCCATCCTCTGGTCGGCCGGAGGCAAGCTCATCCAGGACAACAAGGCGACCGGCGTGATGGACACCCCCGACGCCGTCAAGGCGTTCAAGAGGTTCCAGTCCTGGAAGCCGTACGTCGATCCGAACACCGATGCCAACGCGATGACGAGCAGGCGGGTCGGGCTCAGTTGGGTCGGCCACTGGCTCTACCCCGCGTACAGCAAGGCGCTGGGCTCCGACCTCGTCATCATGCCGCTGCCGGACTTCGGTCTCGGGCCCAAGACCGGACAGGGGTCGTGGGCCTGGGGCATGGGGGCGGAGACCAAGAACGGAAAGGCGGCCGGCGCGTTCCTGGACTACCTGCTGGGCGACTCGCACGTGAAGGCCATGACCGACGCCAACGGCGCGCCGCCCGGAACCAGGTCCGTGCTAGCCACGAGCCCGCTCTACAAGGCCGGTGGCCCGCTCCACCTGTTCGCCGAACAGCTCGACAAGTCCTGCGGCGACACGGACATCACCAAGTCCTGTGTGGCCGTCACCCGGCCGGTCACCGCCGGGTACCCGGTGATCACCAGCGAGTTCAGCTCGGCGGTGAACGCCATCTACGGAGGCGCGGACCCGCAGTCGGCACTGTCCAAGGCGGCCCGCGCCATCGACCGGGACTACGCCGACAACGACGACTACAAGCTGAACTGA
- a CDS encoding DUF402 domain-containing protein, producing the protein MQARFTPGQVIARREMLDGREWLLYPVRVVADEGDLVAVYLSERTPLTFGAGEFSWGPHPWSLHDPVWQSDGVLQIQRASDAYAVWQRRSGDAFEGWYVNFQQPLRRGVHGFDTLDLELDLWIPGDGSPSRWKDVEEFHALERSGALSAEQAGQVRRAAADVTDLVSRGACWWERWRDWRPPGGWEVPGPIGPGTLR; encoded by the coding sequence ATGCAGGCGAGATTCACTCCAGGGCAGGTCATCGCGAGACGCGAGATGCTGGACGGCCGGGAATGGCTGCTCTACCCGGTGCGGGTGGTCGCCGACGAGGGCGATCTGGTGGCCGTCTACCTCTCCGAGCGCACTCCGCTGACCTTCGGCGCCGGTGAGTTCAGCTGGGGGCCGCACCCCTGGAGCCTGCACGACCCGGTCTGGCAGTCCGACGGTGTCCTCCAGATCCAGCGCGCCTCCGACGCCTACGCGGTCTGGCAACGCCGCAGTGGCGACGCCTTCGAGGGGTGGTACGTGAACTTCCAGCAACCCCTGCGGCGCGGCGTACACGGTTTCGACACCCTCGATCTCGAACTCGACCTGTGGATCCCTGGCGACGGCTCCCCCTCCCGGTGGAAGGACGTTGAGGAGTTCCACGCGCTGGAGCGCAGTGGCGCACTCTCCGCGGAGCAGGCCGGCCAGGTGCGCCGCGCCGCGGCGGACGTGACAGACCTGGTCAGTCGCGGAGCTTGCTGGTGGGAACGGTGGCGTGACTGGCGTCCGCCCGGGGGCTGGGAGGTGCCCGGCCCGATCGGACCAGGCACCCTCCGGTGA